In Chryseobacterium oryzae, the genomic stretch ATGATGTTACTGTAGAAGCGTTAGATACTCCCGCATAATCGCCAATAGCTCCTGCTATATTTAGCCAGCTATTTGCTTTTTTGGCAACCTCTTCTTTATTTGTATAACGAAATTCATTGATAAGAACAAACGTTTTTCCTATTAACTCTTCTCCTGCATCGGATAATAAATCTAAACCTCTTTGGCTAGCTTTTGCAGTTGCAACATCTAACGCGGAAGCATCATAACTCCCTCTTTCTTTTACCAAATTCATATTAAATCCACCTTTAGCTGATCTATTAAACCATTTTGCCACCATATCGCGAGCAATTGCATTTAATAAATCTTCATTTCCCAATTGGTCTTTGGAAGGCAACTCTCCTAAATTGTAAACACGTTTACCTAAGTTGTGATCGTTAAATTTGTCTGGTATAGGGCTGGATTCAAAATTCCTTTTTATTTCATTACCGTATGGCAAGTCGGGCTTGTCTATCATTACAGTATACAAGGAAATTCTCCTATATTTTAAATCTTTTTGTTCTTCTTGTCCTTTTATAAAAGAAACAAGAAAAAACACTACAAGAATAGCTGTGTTTCTCATGGTTATTAGTTTTTTTTAATTGTTTTATGTTTTATCTAACGCCAATAACTAATCTAAAATTAAATACTTAGATAAATTGGAGAGTAGAATTGATGATAAAATCTATGGTTATTTGGAGCAAAAATAGAAAAGCTGAACACAAAAAAAAATACCGCGTTCGCGGTATTTTTCATTTACAAAAAGTTATTTATTTCGAGTAATTTAGAATATCATTTTATTTAATGAATTTCAATTTATCGATTACTTAAGTCAACATTCCTCCATCAACATTCAGCACTTGTCCGGAAATGTATGAAGACATTTCACTTCCTAAAAATACACATGCATTTGCGACATCTTCTGGCTGACCACCTCTTTTCAAAGGAATTCCGTCTCTCCAACCTTGTACTGTTTTTTCGTCAAGGGCAGCCGTCATTTCAGTTTCTATAAAACCTGGCGCCACGGCATTGCAACGGATATTTCTAGAACCTAGCTCTAACGCAATAGATTTCGAAAATCCGATAACGCCAGCTTTGGAAGCAGCATAGTTGGCTTGTCCGGCATTACCTTTCACCCCCACAACAGAAGTCATATTGATAATTGATCCTGATTTTGCTTTCATCATGGGTTTAATTACCGCTTTTGTCAAATTGAAAACTGAATCTAAGTTAACTTTAATAATTGTATCCCAATCTTCTTTAGACATTCTCATTAACAGGTTATCTCTTGTAATACCTGCATTATTCACTAAAACATCTATTTTTCCGAACTGTGCCATAACTTCGTCTACAAGTTTTTGGGCAGCATCATAATCGGATGCATCAGACTGGTAACCTTTTATTTCTGTAATCTTACTTAACTCTGATTCTAATTCGTTTGCTTTATCAACAGAACCGGCATAAGTAAATGCTATTTTTGCACCTTCTTTTGCAAAAACTTCTGCAATACCTTTTCCAATTCCTCGCGTTGCCCCTGTAATAATGGCAACTTTACCTTCTAATAACCCCATATATTTAATAATGTTTCTAAATTTATTATGGCAAAAATAATACTTTAAGAATTATTCACAATTAGAACAATTTCTCCTTTTAAAGTTTTACTTTTAGAAAAATCTATTAACTCATTGATTGTCCCACGTTTGGTTTCTTCGAATTTTTTAGAAATTTCTCTACTCAGACTCACTCTTGTTTCTTCTCCAAAAAATTCTTTAATCTGCTCTAAGGTTGTATTGATTTTGTGAGGACTTTCATAAAGAACAATCGTCTTTTTTTCTTCTGCCAATTGCTTTAGTTTCGTCTGTCTACCTTTTTTTTGAGGAAGAAATCCTGCAAAATAAAAATCGTGATTGGGCAGCCCTGAAACCACAAGTGCAGGAACAAAAGCAGTCGCTCCGGGCAGACAAATCATTTCGATATTATGGTCTGAACCCGCTTTAGCCAAAAGATAACCCGGATCTGAAATCCCCGGTGTTCCGGCGTCGGTAATAATTGCTATATTCTGTCCGTTTTCAAGATCAGAAATTACTTTTTCCGTAGCCTGATGTTCATTGTGTAAATGATAAGATTTCAGCGGTTTAGATATTTCATAATGTTTCAAAAGAACACCGGAAGTGCGGGTATCTTCACAGAGAATATAGTCTACCTCTTTCAGAATTCTGATGGCTCTGA encodes the following:
- the fabG gene encoding 3-oxoacyl-[acyl-carrier-protein] reductase, giving the protein MGLLEGKVAIITGATRGIGKGIAEVFAKEGAKIAFTYAGSVDKANELESELSKITEIKGYQSDASDYDAAQKLVDEVMAQFGKIDVLVNNAGITRDNLLMRMSKEDWDTIIKVNLDSVFNLTKAVIKPMMKAKSGSIINMTSVVGVKGNAGQANYAASKAGVIGFSKSIALELGSRNIRCNAVAPGFIETEMTAALDEKTVQGWRDGIPLKRGGQPEDVANACVFLGSEMSSYISGQVLNVDGGMLT
- the rsmI gene encoding 16S rRNA (cytidine(1402)-2'-O)-methyltransferase, with protein sequence MSGILYFVPTPVGNLEDMTFRAIRILKEVDYILCEDTRTSGVLLKHYEISKPLKSYHLHNEHQATEKVISDLENGQNIAIITDAGTPGISDPGYLLAKAGSDHNIEMICLPGATAFVPALVVSGLPNHDFYFAGFLPQKKGRQTKLKQLAEEKKTIVLYESPHKINTTLEQIKEFFGEETRVSLSREISKKFEETKRGTINELIDFSKSKTLKGEIVLIVNNS